A section of the Bacillus sp. HSf4 genome encodes:
- a CDS encoding pentapeptide repeat-containing protein produces MNNDSIPGHLRADCENCFGLCCVALPYAKSADFAFDKDGGDPCPNLQPDYRCGIHHDLRERGFRGCAVYECFGAGQKVSQEAYQGNDWRDHPALAEEMFAVFPVMQQLHEMLYYLNEAVHVKAAHPIKEDLQIAIEKTESLTNLDPASLLDLDVPGHRAMVNDLLLSTSEFVRAKAKKQNRRMKIGRGIDMIGANLRGADLRGADLRGAFLIAADLRGSDMRMADLIGADLRDADLSGANLLGSIFLTQAQVNSAKGDRKTQLPPALKKPGHWL; encoded by the coding sequence ATGAACAACGACAGTATTCCCGGTCATTTAAGAGCGGACTGTGAGAATTGCTTCGGGTTGTGCTGTGTTGCTTTACCTTATGCAAAGTCTGCTGACTTTGCTTTTGATAAAGACGGAGGCGATCCTTGTCCCAATTTGCAGCCGGATTACAGGTGCGGCATCCATCACGATTTGCGGGAAAGAGGGTTTCGGGGCTGTGCTGTTTATGAATGCTTCGGCGCCGGACAAAAGGTATCGCAAGAAGCCTATCAAGGAAACGATTGGCGCGATCACCCGGCATTGGCGGAAGAAATGTTTGCCGTGTTTCCCGTGATGCAGCAGCTTCATGAAATGCTGTATTATCTGAATGAAGCGGTTCATGTAAAAGCGGCCCATCCCATTAAGGAAGATTTGCAGATTGCTATAGAAAAAACGGAATCCCTCACGAATCTGGATCCAGCATCACTTCTTGATCTTGATGTTCCAGGGCATCGGGCGATGGTGAATGACCTGCTTCTCTCGACAAGCGAATTCGTTCGGGCAAAAGCGAAAAAGCAGAACCGGCGGATGAAGATAGGCAGGGGAATCGATATGATCGGTGCCAATTTAAGAGGAGCCGACCTTCGGGGAGCGGATCTCAGAGGGGCGTTTTTGATTGCGGCTGATCTTCGAGGGTCTGATATGAGGATGGCGGATCTGATCGGAGCCGATCTGCGAGACGCTGACTTGAGCGGGGCTAATCTTTTGGGAAGCATTTTTCTCACGCAAGCTCAGGTCAATTCGGCTAAGGGTGATCGCAAAACGCAACTACCGCCTGCTTTAAAGAAACCTGGGCATTGGCTGTAG
- a CDS encoding YjjG family noncanonical pyrimidine nucleotidase encodes MKTYRTLLFDVDDTLLDFGAAENTALRLLFEEQNIPFTDQIKADYKRINQHLWRSFEDGGISRDEVVNTRFSLLLKEYGLEADGALLEKKYRGFLEEGHQLIDGAFDLIERLRRDYDLYIVTNGVSKTQYKRLRDSGLYPSFQDIFVSEDTGFQKPMKEFFDYVFARIPDFSPEQGLIIGDSLTADIKGGRLAGLDTCWFNPGRKASDPDIVPTYQIQHLDELEQILNVERKTPV; translated from the coding sequence ATGAAAACGTATCGCACTTTATTGTTTGATGTCGATGACACACTTTTGGATTTCGGCGCCGCGGAAAACACCGCGCTGCGCCTGCTCTTTGAGGAACAAAACATTCCTTTCACAGATCAAATCAAAGCTGATTACAAAAGAATCAATCAGCATTTATGGCGGTCTTTTGAAGACGGCGGCATCAGCCGCGATGAAGTGGTGAATACCCGTTTTTCCCTTTTATTGAAGGAATATGGCTTGGAGGCTGACGGGGCGCTGCTTGAGAAAAAATATCGCGGTTTCCTGGAGGAAGGGCATCAGCTGATAGACGGAGCTTTTGACTTGATCGAGCGCCTGCGCCGGGATTATGATCTGTACATTGTCACCAACGGCGTTTCCAAAACACAGTATAAGCGCCTGCGTGATTCAGGGCTGTACCCAAGTTTTCAGGATATTTTCGTTTCGGAGGACACCGGCTTTCAGAAGCCGATGAAGGAATTCTTTGACTATGTGTTTGCGCGGATCCCTGATTTTTCCCCAGAGCAGGGGCTGATCATCGGCGATTCTTTGACGGCCGACATCAAAGGGGGACGGCTGGCGGGGCTTGATACATGCTGGTTTAATCCAGGCAGAAAAGCGAGTGATCCAGACATTGTTCCGACGTATCAAATCCAGCATCTCGATGAGCTGGAACAGATTTTAAATGTTGAGAGGAAGACGCCTGTTTGA
- a CDS encoding zinc-dependent alcohol dehydrogenase family protein, which produces MKALVVEAPFQAVVKEVPYPSPGPKDVVIKVENIGICGTDIHIFKGEFLSPYPIIPGHEFSGTVYETGQDVTNVKIGDRVTADPSLFCGECDYCLTNRGNQCSNWGALGNTTDGSMAEYVKVPSRNVVKLPDTMSFEEGAFIEPMACVVHGMNRLNLQVGDRVILFGAGAMGQQLIQSLKMAGASELVVVDISQEKLDMALKWGATKGVLSEDLRPEEFPTGFDVVVDATGIPAVIENAFQFMGKTATYLQFGVTAQNESVRLDPFKLYNNDWTILGSMAINYTFLPAFHWVKEKRIEVEHLISQKLTLEEAVGFLRGPRSSDLFKVQIKM; this is translated from the coding sequence ATGAAAGCACTTGTAGTTGAAGCACCGTTTCAAGCGGTGGTAAAAGAGGTGCCATATCCATCACCGGGTCCGAAAGATGTTGTAATTAAAGTTGAAAACATCGGAATATGCGGAACCGATATTCATATTTTCAAAGGTGAGTTTCTGTCACCTTATCCGATTATTCCTGGGCATGAATTTTCCGGAACGGTATATGAAACAGGCCAGGACGTGACTAATGTAAAAATTGGTGATCGTGTGACAGCTGATCCGTCTTTGTTTTGCGGTGAGTGTGATTATTGTTTAACAAACCGCGGCAACCAATGCAGCAATTGGGGAGCCCTTGGGAATACAACAGATGGAAGCATGGCCGAGTATGTAAAAGTGCCGAGCCGAAATGTCGTGAAGCTCCCTGATACAATGAGCTTTGAGGAAGGTGCCTTTATTGAGCCGATGGCTTGTGTTGTACATGGGATGAATCGGCTCAATCTCCAAGTTGGTGACCGGGTTATTCTGTTTGGCGCAGGGGCGATGGGGCAGCAGTTGATTCAGTCGTTAAAAATGGCGGGTGCTTCAGAACTTGTGGTTGTCGACATCTCTCAAGAGAAACTCGACATGGCGCTGAAGTGGGGCGCGACAAAAGGTGTGCTGAGCGAAGATCTTAGACCTGAGGAATTTCCGACCGGATTTGATGTCGTGGTTGATGCCACTGGAATTCCTGCCGTGATCGAAAATGCCTTTCAGTTTATGGGGAAAACAGCGACATATCTGCAGTTCGGTGTGACGGCGCAAAATGAGTCGGTACGCCTTGATCCCTTTAAGCTGTACAACAATGACTGGACGATTTTAGGATCGATGGCCATTAATTATACATTTTTACCAGCGTTCCATTGGGTGAAAGAAAAGCGGATTGAGGTGGAGCATTTGATCTCGCAAAAGCTTACGTTGGAAGAAGCGGTCGGCTTTTTAAGAGGACCGAGAAGCTCTGATTTGTTTAAAGTTCAGATTAAGATGTGA
- a CDS encoding amino acid permease, translating to MAKEELKRGLGARHIQMIALGGTIGVGLFMGSASTIQWTGPSVLLAYAICGIFIFFIMRAMGEMLYVEPSTGSFATFGHQYIHPLAGYMTAWSNWFQWVIVGMSEIIAVGEYMQYWFPDLPAWIPGIIAMAILGGANLISVKSFGEFEFWFAMIKIVTIILMIIAGLGIIFFGFGNDGQAIGLSNLWSHGGFFAGGFSGFFFALSLVIAAYQGVELIGITAGEAKDPQNTLKNAIQSIIWRILIFYIGAIFVIVTVYPWDELNSIGSPFVSTFAKIGITAAAGIINFVVITAAMSGCNSGIFSAGRMLYTLGVNGQAPKFFTKISRNGVPLYGTIAVLIGLAVGVVLNYIAPPKIFVYVYSASVLPGMIPWFVILLSHIGFRKAKGAELDSHPFKMPFAPVTNYVTIAFLLMVLVGMWFNDDTRVSLIVGIIFLAVVAVSYYVFRIGKRSSTDVQK from the coding sequence GTGGCGAAGGAAGAACTGAAGCGGGGCCTGGGAGCGCGTCATATTCAGATGATCGCTTTAGGCGGCACAATCGGTGTTGGTTTATTTATGGGATCAGCCAGCACGATTCAGTGGACAGGCCCGTCCGTCCTGCTTGCTTATGCAATCTGCGGGATTTTTATCTTTTTTATTATGCGTGCAATGGGAGAAATGTTGTATGTCGAGCCCAGCACAGGCTCATTTGCGACATTCGGCCATCAATATATACATCCGCTTGCAGGGTATATGACCGCATGGAGCAACTGGTTTCAGTGGGTCATTGTCGGGATGAGCGAGATTATCGCCGTCGGTGAATACATGCAGTACTGGTTTCCGGATCTGCCTGCCTGGATACCGGGCATCATCGCGATGGCGATTCTTGGAGGAGCCAATCTGATTTCCGTGAAGTCATTCGGCGAATTTGAATTTTGGTTTGCCATGATTAAAATTGTCACGATCATCCTCATGATTATCGCCGGACTGGGGATTATTTTCTTCGGTTTCGGCAATGACGGACAAGCGATCGGTTTGTCCAATCTCTGGTCGCACGGCGGTTTCTTTGCAGGCGGCTTCTCAGGCTTTTTCTTTGCGTTGTCTCTTGTGATCGCGGCTTATCAGGGAGTGGAGCTGATCGGCATTACTGCCGGCGAAGCAAAAGATCCGCAAAACACGCTAAAGAATGCGATTCAAAGCATCATCTGGCGGATTTTGATTTTTTACATTGGTGCCATCTTTGTGATTGTTACGGTGTACCCTTGGGATGAACTCAATTCGATCGGAAGCCCGTTTGTATCAACATTCGCGAAAATCGGCATTACCGCGGCAGCCGGAATCATTAACTTTGTCGTGATTACGGCGGCTATGTCAGGCTGCAACAGCGGGATTTTCAGCGCGGGCCGCATGCTTTACACATTGGGTGTAAACGGGCAGGCGCCGAAGTTCTTTACGAAGATTTCCCGAAATGGCGTGCCGTTGTACGGTACGATTGCCGTTTTGATCGGCCTGGCCGTCGGTGTCGTGTTAAATTATATTGCACCGCCTAAGATCTTTGTGTACGTATACAGTGCGAGTGTTCTCCCGGGGATGATCCCGTGGTTTGTCATTCTGCTCAGCCATATTGGATTCAGAAAGGCGAAAGGAGCGGAACTCGACAGTCATCCGTTCAAAATGCCTTTCGCTCCTGTGACAAACTATGTGACGATCGCCTTCTTATTGATGGTGTTGGTCGGCATGTGGTTTAACGATGACACGCGGGTGTCTTTGATTGTCGGAATCATTTTTCTGGCGGTTGTGGCTGTCAGCTACTATGTGTTTAGGATCGGAAAGCGTTCCTCGACAGATGTGCAAAAATGA
- a CDS encoding DUF5667 domain-containing protein, whose translation MSLFKKGRMIVSTGFAAALLAFVFGTGQAFAEEQDNQSDGQEEETVQQDTNENEAEETKNTDEADTEQSTSVNDEDIPSLLPDDFFYFSKRLMENVQLALAFDEVKEAELLAFFAEERIKEAEALLAEGQEELARDILEEAVELQEEALEKYEQSEPMDDGDKQEDTSDQLEEQFSSNILALQNVLNQINNPEAKKALQKNIVKAQEKLEKKLNKKLAKIEQKAEEKRAELEEKLASGEMDEKEYNEELLELNKELAEEQADAAEEINEETAEAVKDEKEESDSKADEEDKEDSDNKTDDEDKKDARTNAEVKQREALKKQEEKQREEAKKKEEQARKAQEKQREEAQKRAEKQREEAKKKEEQARKAQEKQREEAEKRAEKQREEAKKREEKALKEKEKEDEE comes from the coding sequence ATGTCGTTATTCAAAAAAGGCCGCATGATTGTTTCGACCGGTTTTGCCGCCGCACTTCTCGCTTTTGTATTTGGAACCGGACAAGCTTTTGCAGAAGAGCAGGACAACCAATCTGACGGACAAGAAGAAGAAACCGTTCAACAAGACACAAATGAAAATGAGGCCGAAGAAACGAAAAACACAGATGAAGCGGATACCGAACAATCAACATCTGTAAATGATGAGGACATACCTTCACTTCTGCCTGATGATTTCTTCTATTTCTCAAAAAGACTCATGGAAAATGTCCAGCTGGCCCTGGCCTTTGATGAAGTGAAAGAGGCTGAATTGCTGGCGTTTTTCGCTGAAGAACGCATCAAAGAAGCAGAGGCGCTGCTTGCGGAAGGTCAGGAAGAATTAGCCCGTGACATTCTTGAAGAGGCCGTTGAGCTTCAAGAGGAAGCACTGGAAAAATACGAGCAATCCGAACCAATGGATGATGGTGACAAACAAGAAGATACATCTGACCAGCTTGAAGAACAATTTTCTTCTAACATCCTCGCGCTGCAAAACGTGTTAAATCAAATCAACAATCCGGAAGCAAAAAAAGCGCTGCAAAAAAATATCGTCAAAGCACAAGAGAAGTTAGAAAAGAAACTCAACAAAAAATTAGCGAAAATCGAGCAAAAGGCTGAGGAAAAACGCGCCGAACTTGAAGAAAAACTGGCGTCCGGTGAAATGGATGAAAAAGAGTACAATGAGGAACTTCTTGAATTGAATAAAGAGCTGGCAGAAGAACAAGCCGATGCTGCTGAAGAAATCAACGAAGAAACGGCAGAAGCGGTTAAAGACGAAAAAGAGGAGTCTGACAGTAAAGCAGATGAAGAGGATAAAGAAGACTCCGACAATAAAACAGATGATGAAGATAAAAAAGATGCGCGTACGAATGCAGAAGTAAAACAACGGGAAGCGTTGAAAAAACAAGAAGAAAAGCAGCGGGAAGAAGCTAAGAAAAAAGAAGAACAAGCTAGAAAGGCTCAAGAGAAACAGCGCGAAGAAGCGCAAAAACGCGCTGAAAAGCAGCGGGAGGAAGCCAAGAAAAAAGAAGAACAAGCTAGAAAAGCTCAAGAGAAACAACGCGAAGAAGCAGAAAAACGCGCTGAAAAACAGCGGGAAGAAGCCAAGAAAAGAGAAGAAAAGGCACTTAAGGAAAAAGAAAAAGAAGACGAAGAGTAA